From one Lycium ferocissimum isolate CSIRO_LF1 chromosome 7, AGI_CSIRO_Lferr_CH_V1, whole genome shotgun sequence genomic stretch:
- the LOC132064755 gene encoding fatty acid amide hydrolase-like isoform X3, which yields MSCSSSSIQSVCLLVMGKKRVMLPASEVDMMAAKYTSQRIQGPHLTGFWLKLFVMLAEAPIIGSMIMLLLKNKNRVTEMLKNTVIPEAPMFIPEFPPQESEPGVLCLEEDGRPEERVELALQCLPDYNPGCIQIVDTSAPFRYWNICDYAYAYRSKLTTPSQATEHFISAIEEFNNKNPLAPLLISYDPDEVRRQAAASMQRFEEGSELSILDGIFMAVKDDIDCYPYPSTGGTTWFHELREVKKDAICVSRLRSCGAVLVGKTTMHELAMGTTGNNANFGTTRNSHAPDRYTGGSSAGSAAIVASGLCSAALGTDGGGSIRIPSSLCGVVGLKPTCGRIGMKGLIYHSGTVASLGPITANVEDAILVYAAILGSSPAERVSLKPALPCLPNLSSCESWCSLGSMGLGKSTETIEIVIPELPEMRTAHIASLGTEALYELNPDLEDGKSARLTYDTRINLALFRALTASDYIAAQCLRRRSMYYHMEIFKKVDIIVTPTTPMTAPIISPTALTVGETNLHVSGNLMQFMLAGNLLGFPAISVPVGYDKQGLPIGMQLIGRPWCEASILRLAAAIEETCAGPKKKPVQFYDILKGNQM from the exons ATGTcttgtagtagtagtagtattcaATCAGTTTGTTTGTTAGTAATGGGGAAGAAGAGAGTGATGTTACCGGCGAGTGAAGTTGACATGATGGCTGCCAAGTATACGTCTCAAAGAATTCAAG GTCCACATCTGACTggattttggttgaagttaTTTGTAATGTTGGCTGAAGCACCAATTATTGGTTCAATGATCATGCTTCTCTTGAAGAACAAGAACCGAGTAACTGAG ATGTTGAAGAATACCGTTATACCGGAGGCTCCCATGTTTATACCTGAATTTCCTCCTCAAG AGTCGGAACCTGGTGTTCTTTGCTTGGAAGAAGATGGGAGACCTGAAGAACGTGTTGAGTTAGCTTTGCAGTGTCTTCCCGATTACAATCCAGGCTGTATTCAGATTGTTGATACAAGTGCACCATTCCGCTATTGGAACATTTGTGATTATGCATATGCTTACAGATCTAAGCTTACAACTCCCTCTCAGGCAA CAGAGCACTTCATCTCAGCTATAGAAGAGTTTAACAACAAGAATCCACTGGCACCGCTACTGATTTCTTATGATCCTGATGAAGTCAGAAGGCAAGCTGCTGCTTCCATGCAAAGATTTGAAGAAG GAAGTGAATTATCAATCCTGGATGGTATCTTCATGGCAGTTAAGGATGACATTGATTGCTATCCGTATCCATCAACGG GTGGAACAACTTGGTTTCACGAGCTTCGTGAGGTGAAGAAGGATGCCATCTGTGTCTCAAGATTACGAAGTTGTGGTGCAGTTTTGGTTGGAAAGACCACTATGCATGAATTGGCCATGGGAACAACTGGAAATAATGCGAATTTTGG GACAACCAGGAATTCACATGCTCCAGATAGGTACACAGGCGGTTCTTCCGCAGGCTCTGCAGCTATTGTAGCTTCTGGATTGTGTTCTGCTGCACTGGGAACAGATGGAGGAG GTTCAATTCGAATTCCTTCTTCCCTGTGTGGTGTTGTGGGCTTGAAGCCAACATGTGGAAGGATTGGCATGAAAGG GTTGATATATCATAGTGGAACAGTGGCAAGTCTCGGACCTATCACAGCAAATGTTGAGGATGCCATACTAGT GTATGCTGCAATTTTAGGATCTTCTCCTGCTGAGAGAGTTTCTCTGAAACCG GCCCTCCCTTGTTTACCAAATTTAAGTTCATGTGAGAGCTGGTGCTCTCTGGGATCAATGGGCTTGGGGAAGTCTACTGAG ACGATAGAGATCGTAATACCAGAGTTGCCTGAGATGCGCACTGCACATATTGCTTCTCTTGGCACTGAAGCACTATATGAGCTGAATCCTGACCTTGAGGATGG GAAATCAGCGAGATTAACGTATGACACTCGGATAAATCTGGCACTATTTCGAGCACTTACAGCTTCAGATTATATTGCTGCTCAGTGTCTTAG GCGAAGGTCAATGTATTACCACATGGAGATTTTCAAGAAGGTGGATATCATTGTGACACCTACTACTCC CATGACAGCGCCCATAATTTCACCAACTGCTCTTACAGTTGGAGAGACCAATTTGCATGTTTCAG GAAATCTTATGCAGTTCATGTTAGCAGGAAATCTTCTGGGCTTTCCTGCAATTTCTGTGCCT GTTGGCTATGACAAGCAAGGACTTCCCATAGGCATGCAGCTCATTGGGCGTCCGTGGTGCGAAGCATCCATTTTGCGCTTGGCGGCTGCCATAGAG GAAACTTGTGCTGGCCCCAAGAAGAAGCCCGTgcagttttatgatattttgaaagGGAACCAGATGTGA
- the LOC132064755 gene encoding fatty acid amide hydrolase-like isoform X1: MSCSSSSIQSVCLLVMGKKRVMLPASEVDMMAAKYTSQRIQGPHLTGFWLKLFVMLAEAPIIGSMIMLLLKNKNRVTEMLKNTVIPEAPMFIPEFPPQESEPGVLCLEEDGRPEERVELALQCLPDYNPGCIQIVDTSAPFRYWNICDYAYAYRSKLTTPSQATEHFISAIEEFNNKNPLAPLLISYDPDEVRRQAAASMQRFEEGSELSILDGIFMAVKDDIDCYPYPSTGGTTWFHELREVKKDAICVSRLRSCGAVLVGKTTMHELAMGTTGNNANFGTTRNSHAPDRYTGGSSAGSAAIVASGLCSAALGTDGGGSIRIPSSLCGVVGLKPTCGRIGMKGLIYHSGTVASLGPITANVEDAILVYAAILGSSPAERVSLKPALPCLPNLSSCESWCSLGSMGLGKSTEWFNDVFSTEISDKCEDILNQLSEKHGCKTIEIVIPELPEMRTAHIASLGTEALYELNPDLEDGKSARLTYDTRINLALFRALTASDYIAAQCLRRRSMYYHMEIFKKVDIIVTPTTPMTAPIISPTALTVGETNLHVSGNLMQFMLAGNLLGFPAISVPVGYDKQGLPIGMQLIGRPWCEASILRLAAAIEETCAGPKKKPVQFYDILKGNQM; encoded by the exons ATGTcttgtagtagtagtagtattcaATCAGTTTGTTTGTTAGTAATGGGGAAGAAGAGAGTGATGTTACCGGCGAGTGAAGTTGACATGATGGCTGCCAAGTATACGTCTCAAAGAATTCAAG GTCCACATCTGACTggattttggttgaagttaTTTGTAATGTTGGCTGAAGCACCAATTATTGGTTCAATGATCATGCTTCTCTTGAAGAACAAGAACCGAGTAACTGAG ATGTTGAAGAATACCGTTATACCGGAGGCTCCCATGTTTATACCTGAATTTCCTCCTCAAG AGTCGGAACCTGGTGTTCTTTGCTTGGAAGAAGATGGGAGACCTGAAGAACGTGTTGAGTTAGCTTTGCAGTGTCTTCCCGATTACAATCCAGGCTGTATTCAGATTGTTGATACAAGTGCACCATTCCGCTATTGGAACATTTGTGATTATGCATATGCTTACAGATCTAAGCTTACAACTCCCTCTCAGGCAA CAGAGCACTTCATCTCAGCTATAGAAGAGTTTAACAACAAGAATCCACTGGCACCGCTACTGATTTCTTATGATCCTGATGAAGTCAGAAGGCAAGCTGCTGCTTCCATGCAAAGATTTGAAGAAG GAAGTGAATTATCAATCCTGGATGGTATCTTCATGGCAGTTAAGGATGACATTGATTGCTATCCGTATCCATCAACGG GTGGAACAACTTGGTTTCACGAGCTTCGTGAGGTGAAGAAGGATGCCATCTGTGTCTCAAGATTACGAAGTTGTGGTGCAGTTTTGGTTGGAAAGACCACTATGCATGAATTGGCCATGGGAACAACTGGAAATAATGCGAATTTTGG GACAACCAGGAATTCACATGCTCCAGATAGGTACACAGGCGGTTCTTCCGCAGGCTCTGCAGCTATTGTAGCTTCTGGATTGTGTTCTGCTGCACTGGGAACAGATGGAGGAG GTTCAATTCGAATTCCTTCTTCCCTGTGTGGTGTTGTGGGCTTGAAGCCAACATGTGGAAGGATTGGCATGAAAGG GTTGATATATCATAGTGGAACAGTGGCAAGTCTCGGACCTATCACAGCAAATGTTGAGGATGCCATACTAGT GTATGCTGCAATTTTAGGATCTTCTCCTGCTGAGAGAGTTTCTCTGAAACCG GCCCTCCCTTGTTTACCAAATTTAAGTTCATGTGAGAGCTGGTGCTCTCTGGGATCAATGGGCTTGGGGAAGTCTACTGAG TGGTTCAATGATGTTTTCTCAACTGAAATATCTGATAAGTGTGAGGATATTCTTAATCAGCTATCAGAAAAACATGGGTGCAAA ACGATAGAGATCGTAATACCAGAGTTGCCTGAGATGCGCACTGCACATATTGCTTCTCTTGGCACTGAAGCACTATATGAGCTGAATCCTGACCTTGAGGATGG GAAATCAGCGAGATTAACGTATGACACTCGGATAAATCTGGCACTATTTCGAGCACTTACAGCTTCAGATTATATTGCTGCTCAGTGTCTTAG GCGAAGGTCAATGTATTACCACATGGAGATTTTCAAGAAGGTGGATATCATTGTGACACCTACTACTCC CATGACAGCGCCCATAATTTCACCAACTGCTCTTACAGTTGGAGAGACCAATTTGCATGTTTCAG GAAATCTTATGCAGTTCATGTTAGCAGGAAATCTTCTGGGCTTTCCTGCAATTTCTGTGCCT GTTGGCTATGACAAGCAAGGACTTCCCATAGGCATGCAGCTCATTGGGCGTCCGTGGTGCGAAGCATCCATTTTGCGCTTGGCGGCTGCCATAGAG GAAACTTGTGCTGGCCCCAAGAAGAAGCCCGTgcagttttatgatattttgaaagGGAACCAGATGTGA
- the LOC132064755 gene encoding fatty acid amide hydrolase-like isoform X2, translating into MSCSSSSIQSVCLLVMGKKRVMLPASEVDMMAAKYTSQRIQGPHLTGFWLKLFVMLAEAPIIGSMIMLLLKNKNRVTEMLKNTVIPEAPMFIPEFPPQESEPGVLCLEEDGRPEERVELALQCLPDYNPGCIQIVDTSAPFRYWNICDYAYAYRSKLTTPSQATEHFISAIEEFNNKNPLAPLLISYDPDEVRRQAAASMQRFEEGSELSILDGIFMAVKDDIDCYPYPSTGGTTWFHELREVKKDAICVSRLRSCGAVLVGKTTMHELAMGTTGNNANFGTTRNSHAPDRYTGGSSAGSAAIVASGLCSAALGTDGGGSIRIPSSLCGVVGLKPTCGRIGMKGLIYHSGTVASLGPITANVEDAILVYAAILGSSPAERVSLKPALPCLPNLSSCESWCSLGSMGLGKSTEWFNDVFSTEISDKCEDILNQLSEKHGCKTIEIVIPELPEMRTAHIASLGTEALYELNPDLEDGKSARLTYDTRINLALFRALTASDYIAAQCLSMTAPIISPTALTVGETNLHVSGNLMQFMLAGNLLGFPAISVPVGYDKQGLPIGMQLIGRPWCEASILRLAAAIEETCAGPKKKPVQFYDILKGNQM; encoded by the exons ATGTcttgtagtagtagtagtattcaATCAGTTTGTTTGTTAGTAATGGGGAAGAAGAGAGTGATGTTACCGGCGAGTGAAGTTGACATGATGGCTGCCAAGTATACGTCTCAAAGAATTCAAG GTCCACATCTGACTggattttggttgaagttaTTTGTAATGTTGGCTGAAGCACCAATTATTGGTTCAATGATCATGCTTCTCTTGAAGAACAAGAACCGAGTAACTGAG ATGTTGAAGAATACCGTTATACCGGAGGCTCCCATGTTTATACCTGAATTTCCTCCTCAAG AGTCGGAACCTGGTGTTCTTTGCTTGGAAGAAGATGGGAGACCTGAAGAACGTGTTGAGTTAGCTTTGCAGTGTCTTCCCGATTACAATCCAGGCTGTATTCAGATTGTTGATACAAGTGCACCATTCCGCTATTGGAACATTTGTGATTATGCATATGCTTACAGATCTAAGCTTACAACTCCCTCTCAGGCAA CAGAGCACTTCATCTCAGCTATAGAAGAGTTTAACAACAAGAATCCACTGGCACCGCTACTGATTTCTTATGATCCTGATGAAGTCAGAAGGCAAGCTGCTGCTTCCATGCAAAGATTTGAAGAAG GAAGTGAATTATCAATCCTGGATGGTATCTTCATGGCAGTTAAGGATGACATTGATTGCTATCCGTATCCATCAACGG GTGGAACAACTTGGTTTCACGAGCTTCGTGAGGTGAAGAAGGATGCCATCTGTGTCTCAAGATTACGAAGTTGTGGTGCAGTTTTGGTTGGAAAGACCACTATGCATGAATTGGCCATGGGAACAACTGGAAATAATGCGAATTTTGG GACAACCAGGAATTCACATGCTCCAGATAGGTACACAGGCGGTTCTTCCGCAGGCTCTGCAGCTATTGTAGCTTCTGGATTGTGTTCTGCTGCACTGGGAACAGATGGAGGAG GTTCAATTCGAATTCCTTCTTCCCTGTGTGGTGTTGTGGGCTTGAAGCCAACATGTGGAAGGATTGGCATGAAAGG GTTGATATATCATAGTGGAACAGTGGCAAGTCTCGGACCTATCACAGCAAATGTTGAGGATGCCATACTAGT GTATGCTGCAATTTTAGGATCTTCTCCTGCTGAGAGAGTTTCTCTGAAACCG GCCCTCCCTTGTTTACCAAATTTAAGTTCATGTGAGAGCTGGTGCTCTCTGGGATCAATGGGCTTGGGGAAGTCTACTGAG TGGTTCAATGATGTTTTCTCAACTGAAATATCTGATAAGTGTGAGGATATTCTTAATCAGCTATCAGAAAAACATGGGTGCAAA ACGATAGAGATCGTAATACCAGAGTTGCCTGAGATGCGCACTGCACATATTGCTTCTCTTGGCACTGAAGCACTATATGAGCTGAATCCTGACCTTGAGGATGG GAAATCAGCGAGATTAACGTATGACACTCGGATAAATCTGGCACTATTTCGAGCACTTACAGCTTCAGATTATATTGCTGCTCAGTGTCTTAG CATGACAGCGCCCATAATTTCACCAACTGCTCTTACAGTTGGAGAGACCAATTTGCATGTTTCAG GAAATCTTATGCAGTTCATGTTAGCAGGAAATCTTCTGGGCTTTCCTGCAATTTCTGTGCCT GTTGGCTATGACAAGCAAGGACTTCCCATAGGCATGCAGCTCATTGGGCGTCCGTGGTGCGAAGCATCCATTTTGCGCTTGGCGGCTGCCATAGAG GAAACTTGTGCTGGCCCCAAGAAGAAGCCCGTgcagttttatgatattttgaaagGGAACCAGATGTGA
- the LOC132064756 gene encoding fatty acid amide hydrolase-like produces MGNKRVMIPVTEVDLTAVNYIPENIQAPHLTGFWFKFFLKLAEAPGIGSLIVNHLKNENKIDEKLKYTVIPEGPMFKPEFPPQEPETAVVSLEEDAKPEDRVELALKCLPEYDPASNWSGDSTASFRYWKIRDYAYAYKSKFTTPSMVAERFISAIEEFNNKNPVAPLLISFDPDEVRKQAAASTQRFEQGNPLSILDGIFMAIKDDIDCYPHPSKGATTWMHEVREVKKDAVSVSRLRSCGAILVGKANMHELGLGTTGNNANYGTTRNPHDPDRYTGGSSSGPAAIVASGLCSAALGTDGGGSIRIPSSLCGVVGLKSTYCRTSMNGSLCDDGTVAVIGPIATTVEDTILVYAAILGSSPADRIPLRPSLPCVPNFSSEESWQSVGSLRLGKYTEWFNDVFSTDISDKCENVLSRLSEKHGCKTVEIVIPELHEMRIAHIVSIGSEALCALNPYCYEGKGERLTYDTRTTLALFRSFTAADYVAAQRLRRRLMYFHMEIFKKVDIIVTPTTGMTAPRIPLSALQVGETNLQVSGNLMRFIINANLLGLPAVTVPVGYDKQGLPIGMQLIGRPWCEASILRLAAAIEETCAEPKKKPLQYYDILKGN; encoded by the exons ATGGGGAACAAGAGAGTGATGATACCGGTGACTGAAGTTGACTTGACGGCCGTGAATTACATACCGGAGAATATTCAAG CTCCACATTTGACTGGTTTCTGGTTCAAGTTCTTTCTGAAGCTGGCTGAAGCACCGGGTATTGGATCTTTGATTGTAAATCACCTcaagaatgaaaataaaattgacGAG AAGTTGAAGTACACCGTCATACCGGAGGGTCCTATGTTTAAACCTGAATTTCCTCCTCAAG AGCCAGAAACTGCTGTTGTCAGCCTGGAAGAAGATGCGAAGCCTGAAGACCGGGTTGAGCTAGCCTTAAAGTGTCTTCCAGAATATGATCCAGCTAGCaattggagtggtgattcaacTGCATCATTCCGCTATTGGAAGATTCGTGATTAtgcatatgcatacaaatctaaGTTTACAACTCCATCTATG GTTGCAGAGCGCTTCATCTCAGCCATTGAGGAGTTCAACAATAAGAATCCCGTAGCACCactattaatttcttttgacCCTGACGAAGTAAGAAAGCAAGCTGCTGCTTCTACACAAAGATTTGAACAAG GGAATCCACTGTCAATCTTGGATGGGATTTTCATGGCAATCAAAGACGACATAGATTGCTATCCTCACCCTTCAAAGG GAGCAACTACATGGATGCATGAGGTTCGTGAGGTAAAGAAGGATGCTGTTTCTGTATCGAGATTACGAAGTTGTGGTGCAATTTTGGTTGGAAAGGCAAACATGCATGAGTTGGGCTTGGGCACTACCGGAAATAACGCAAACTATGG GACTACACGAAACCCACATGATCCAGATAGGTACACAGGAGGGTCTTCCTCAGGCCCTGCAGCTATTGTGGCTTCGGGATTGTGTTCTGCTGCTTTGGGGACGGATGGAGGAG GTTCAATTCGTATTCCTTCTTCCCTTTGTGGTGTTGTGGGATTGAAGTCAACATATTGTCGAACTAGCATGAATGG GTCATTATGTGATGATGGAACAGTGGCAGTTATTGGACCAATCGCCACAACAGTTGAGGACACCATACTTGT GTATGCAGCAATTCTGGGGTCCTCTCCTGCTGATAGAATCCCTTTGAGACCG TCCCTCCCTTGTGTACCTAATTTCTCTTCAGAAGAGAGCTGGCAATCTGTGGGATCGCTGCGCCTTGGAAAATATACAGAG TGGTTTAATGATGTCTTCTCAACTGATATATCTGACAAGTGCGAGAATGTTCTCAGTCGGCTATCAGAAAAACATGGATGCAAA ACGGTAGAGATTGTAATACCAGAGTTGCATGAGATGCGCATAGCTCATATTGTTTCTATTGGGTCTGAAGCATTATGCGCACTGAATCCATACTGTTATGAAGG GAAAGGAGAGAGATTGACATATGATACTCGCACAACTCTGGCACTTTTTCGTTCATTTACAGCAGCAGACTATGTTGCTGCTCAGCGGCTTAG GCGGAGGTTAATGTATTTCCATATGGAGATTTTCAAGAAGGTGGATATTATTGTGACACCTACAACTGG CATGACTGCACCCAGAATTCCACTAAGTGCTCTTCAAGTTGGGGAGACTAATTTGCAAGTTTCAG GAAACCTTATGCGGTTTATTATAAATGCAAATCTTCTGGGACTTCCTGCAGTTACTGTCCCT GTTGGTTACGACAAGCAAGGGCTTCCTATAGGTATGCAACTCATTGGCCGACCCTGGTGTGAAGCTTCCATTTTGCGCTTAGCTGCTGCAATTGAG GAAACTTGTGCTGAGCCCAAGAAGAAGCCACTGCAATATTATGACATTTTGAAAGGGAACTAG